Proteins found in one Vallitalea guaymasensis genomic segment:
- a CDS encoding ABC transporter substrate-binding protein, with product MKKFLIVLSIVTLLVSSLAGCGNTDNKKEEQSNSDNESNGQVETNDNQDEEITLSFWYKDVGVKEEIYKEAVARFENKYPNVTVKTFQARSSAYKQKLPIALSGNDAPDVFFTWGGGWLKRFADEGHVLEITDKLDTSRFKDLAMVNCVNDDKVFGAPLGIDIGVVFYNKEIFEKHNLQVPKTYEELKSVMSTLRENEVIPFVLANQPKWPGSFWYMYLVDRLGGEEAFDKAFKRDGGSFNSQPFVEAGEYIQDLVDAKAFNDGYNGLPYDAGTARQLLYTDRAAMMLLSNTFINLVRKEAPDYEEKVGMFPFPTMPNGKGDENNLVGIAAPVWSISSGCEHPDLALELINELTSVETATEYSNRTGSQTAIKDIKTEDPVVQQLMDMLNNANNLQMVYDQTLVPELAQKHLETTQEVFGFMKTPQEAADEVEELAKKLLD from the coding sequence AAGAAGAACAAAGCAATTCAGATAATGAATCAAATGGGCAAGTTGAAACTAATGATAACCAGGACGAAGAAATTACACTATCTTTTTGGTATAAAGATGTAGGAGTAAAAGAAGAAATCTATAAAGAGGCAGTTGCACGTTTTGAAAATAAATACCCTAATGTAACAGTTAAAACTTTTCAAGCAAGAAGTTCTGCTTATAAGCAGAAGCTACCAATAGCTTTATCTGGAAATGATGCACCTGATGTTTTCTTTACTTGGGGCGGAGGATGGCTTAAAAGATTTGCCGATGAAGGTCACGTGTTGGAAATTACTGATAAACTTGACACAAGTCGTTTCAAAGATTTAGCCATGGTAAATTGTGTTAATGATGACAAAGTTTTTGGAGCACCATTAGGTATTGATATTGGAGTTGTATTCTATAACAAAGAGATTTTTGAAAAACATAATCTACAAGTACCTAAAACTTATGAAGAGTTGAAAAGTGTTATGAGTACTTTGAGAGAAAACGAAGTTATTCCTTTTGTACTTGCTAATCAGCCTAAGTGGCCAGGTTCTTTCTGGTACATGTATCTAGTAGATCGTTTAGGTGGAGAAGAAGCTTTTGATAAAGCTTTCAAACGTGATGGAGGTAGTTTCAATAGCCAACCATTTGTTGAAGCAGGTGAATATATTCAGGACTTAGTTGATGCAAAAGCTTTTAATGATGGATATAATGGATTACCATATGATGCAGGTACAGCTAGACAATTACTCTATACTGATAGAGCGGCTATGATGTTGCTTTCTAATACATTCATTAATTTAGTTAGAAAAGAAGCACCAGATTATGAAGAAAAAGTAGGAATGTTTCCATTCCCAACTATGCCAAATGGAAAAGGTGACGAGAATAACCTAGTAGGTATTGCTGCACCAGTTTGGTCAATATCTTCAGGTTGTGAGCATCCTGATTTAGCATTAGAACTAATAAACGAATTAACAAGTGTAGAAACTGCTACAGAGTATTCTAATAGAACAGGATCACAGACAGCTATCAAAGACATAAAAACAGAAGACCCTGTTGTTCAACAATTAATGGATATGTTGAATAATGCTAATAATCTACAAATGGTATATGACCAGACATTAGTACCAGAATTGGCACAAAAACATTTGGAAACAACACAAGAGGTATTTGGTTTTATGAAGACTCCTCAAGAAGCAGCAGATGAAGTTGAGGAATTAGCAAAGAAATTATTAGATTAG
- a CDS encoding carbohydrate ABC transporter permease, producing the protein MKKFKNSKITLFIVFLLPTCLVFSTFILYPIFSTFINSFFDWSGLSANKTFIGLTNYINLFQDSSFKATLVNNLYVIITSVLFQIPLGLVLALVIVKNNVRNKLLSIIYFLPYLLSTMAVGLVWTLFYDPYFGVVNNALKWIGVENWQITWLADPKTALIAVLIVVVWFYAPFYMVILRAALVGVPKSLYEAADIDGASKTQQFFKITLPTIKPTLVTSSILSIVGSLKSFDIFYIMTNGGPGTSTELVGTYMYKQAFVNYKMGYASSIAFVMFLITLLVSVFVKTFNRRRGQA; encoded by the coding sequence ATGAAAAAATTCAAGAATAGCAAAATAACTCTTTTTATTGTTTTTTTGTTACCAACATGTTTAGTTTTTTCTACGTTTATTTTATATCCCATATTTTCTACATTCATTAATAGTTTCTTTGACTGGTCAGGATTGAGTGCTAATAAAACATTTATTGGATTAACTAATTATATAAATCTATTTCAAGATTCTTCATTTAAAGCAACTCTTGTGAATAACTTATATGTAATTATAACTTCAGTACTATTTCAAATTCCTTTAGGATTAGTACTAGCATTGGTGATTGTTAAAAATAATGTAAGAAACAAATTATTGAGTATCATTTATTTCTTGCCATATTTATTGTCAACAATGGCTGTAGGTTTAGTATGGACATTGTTCTATGACCCATATTTCGGAGTAGTGAACAATGCATTAAAATGGATTGGAGTCGAGAATTGGCAGATTACTTGGCTTGCTGACCCTAAGACAGCACTTATTGCAGTACTTATCGTTGTCGTATGGTTTTATGCACCTTTCTATATGGTCATTTTAAGAGCTGCATTAGTAGGGGTACCAAAATCTCTTTATGAAGCGGCAGATATTGATGGTGCTTCCAAGACTCAGCAATTCTTTAAGATAACATTACCTACAATAAAGCCTACATTGGTTACTTCATCCATTCTATCAATTGTAGGGTCATTAAAATCCTTTGATATTTTCTATATCATGACAAATGGTGGACCTGGTACGTCAACAGAACTTGTTGGTACTTATATGTATAAACAAGCATTTGTAAATTATAAAATGGGTTATGCAAGTTCAATAGCATTTGTAATGTTTTTAATTACTTTGTTGGTAAGTGTATTTGTTAAAACATTTAATAGAAGAAGGGGGCAAGCGTAG